A genomic window from Brevibacillus agri includes:
- a CDS encoding PAS domain-containing sensor histidine kinase, producing the protein MSTWREDLGTSNEAISLMQSIFANVSDAILVIDHEGRIVRANAALEQMTGWTEDELIREKHICELCLGMATCMEETSCTDCFFKRVQMPSFEMKLRTKDGRDYPVAASSARLPEESGGKLVMILRDMSAQQRAEKERYQHKLTHFAIQAQEEERKRIARELHDGIGQALYSILVGLNVVRQGNPGEAVMQHVTELVNMTSRAMEEVKRMALELRPSALDDLGLLPALRSLMKRVEKTFHIQVELHVQGEKRRYSAPMETALYRIVQEAMTNTAKYAQASQLGIMFENREKEVVVTIVDDGIGFEVEKTLNFGKGLGVFGMKERAQLLGGTVDIRSAPQEGTTVIVRIPLPEEGILDDDSRLDR; encoded by the coding sequence ATGAGTACGTGGAGAGAAGATCTGGGGACATCCAATGAAGCCATATCCCTGATGCAGTCCATCTTTGCCAACGTCAGTGACGCCATCCTGGTGATTGACCATGAGGGCCGGATCGTCAGGGCCAACGCCGCGCTGGAGCAGATGACGGGTTGGACCGAAGACGAGCTGATCCGGGAAAAGCATATTTGCGAGCTTTGCTTGGGGATGGCAACCTGTATGGAGGAGACGAGCTGTACGGACTGTTTTTTCAAACGCGTACAAATGCCGTCCTTTGAAATGAAGCTCCGTACAAAAGACGGGCGTGATTATCCCGTAGCGGCCAGCTCTGCCCGCTTGCCTGAAGAATCAGGCGGCAAGCTGGTGATGATTTTGCGCGACATGTCGGCTCAGCAGCGTGCGGAAAAAGAGCGTTACCAGCACAAGCTGACCCACTTTGCCATTCAGGCTCAGGAAGAGGAACGCAAGCGTATTGCCCGCGAGCTGCACGACGGTATCGGGCAGGCGCTTTACAGTATTTTGGTTGGACTGAATGTGGTCAGGCAAGGCAATCCGGGCGAAGCGGTCATGCAGCATGTAACAGAGCTGGTGAACATGACATCCAGGGCGATGGAGGAAGTCAAACGCATGGCGCTGGAGCTGCGCCCGTCCGCTCTCGATGACCTCGGTCTGTTGCCCGCCTTGCGCTCGTTGATGAAGCGTGTGGAAAAGACGTTTCACATCCAGGTCGAGCTGCACGTGCAGGGAGAGAAGCGACGGTACTCGGCCCCGATGGAAACCGCGCTGTACCGGATCGTTCAGGAGGCCATGACCAATACGGCGAAGTACGCGCAGGCGAGCCAGCTCGGGATCATGTTCGAGAATCGCGAAAAAGAAGTAGTTGTAACGATAGTGGACGACGGTATCGGCTTTGAGGTGGAGAAGACGTTGAATTTCGGCAAAGGGCTTGGCGTGTTCGGCATGAAGGAACGGGCGCAACTGCTCGGAGGTACGGTCGATATTCGCTCGGCGCCCCAAGAGGGGACGACTGTCATCGTCCGTATTCCGTTGCCAGAGGAGGGGATTTTGGATGACGATTCGCGTCTTGATCGCTGA
- a CDS encoding GNAT family N-acetyltransferase — translation MPHSPAFVSCSKRLLFSPVTSADFAELLAVYNSNPDYMECAFGKRVVTVREVEADHLENLALEDSYSMALRESANGNIIGIAQFILCNPRDKQPWLGLIMLHSDCQGKGYAKEFLDCLIQWYREHGYTSLHLAVLAKNSKVVPFYEKYGFTAYEEREHATLGRVICMAYAF, via the coding sequence ATGCCACATTCTCCTGCTTTTGTCTCATGCAGCAAGCGGCTGCTTTTTTCGCCTGTCACTTCCGCAGATTTTGCCGAGTTGCTAGCCGTCTACAACTCCAATCCCGATTATATGGAGTGCGCCTTCGGGAAACGCGTCGTCACCGTCCGGGAGGTGGAGGCCGATCATCTGGAAAACCTCGCCCTCGAGGACTCCTACAGCATGGCGCTGCGCGAATCTGCCAACGGCAACATCATCGGGATTGCACAGTTTATTCTCTGCAATCCGCGGGACAAACAACCTTGGCTCGGGCTTATCATGCTGCACAGCGACTGTCAAGGCAAAGGCTACGCCAAAGAGTTTCTCGACTGCCTGATCCAATGGTACCGGGAACATGGCTATACGTCCCTGCACCTCGCCGTCCTCGCCAAAAACAGCAAGGTCGTTCCGTTTTATGAAAAGTACGGCTTCACGGCCTACGAGGAACGGGAGCATGCGACACTCGGCCGGGTCATTTGCATGGCGTACGCTTTTTGA
- a CDS encoding MFS transporter: MPGKSALLLLTGAATLFIVGTDVFVVSPLLPSIAAEFAVTPAVAGWLVTAMSIMYACGSPLMGMLFDHHPRSRRMILWSGLMLFCLANLWTGLATSYASLLASRALSGLALAAIAPCVYAFISDLAPASRRAAWLSIVVSGNLTGLWAGTPLGTLIAEQHGWRFTFWLIAGASFLLSWVNLAIWPQFSGTSQQPGRKPGAPVTLMFRSVLVTVYWSAAMYGVYTYLGTALAQDNRFSPLQIASALIAYGVGAMLGSLNGGRLADKWGAKSISTASLFGIVVMLTAIGLLYQAEGWLLPFLFGWAFIGYAFVPSYQSRLSQEYPARLGRIMAWNITGMYIGMTVGSYLGGPVFEAWGFFPLACVCAAIALIAGLCSLRPAPKQKEAVGSVPFRS, from the coding sequence ATGCCCGGTAAATCTGCCCTTTTGCTTTTGACAGGCGCGGCGACCCTGTTCATTGTCGGCACAGATGTGTTTGTCGTCTCGCCCCTGCTTCCTTCCATTGCAGCAGAATTTGCCGTGACTCCGGCCGTAGCAGGCTGGCTGGTGACGGCGATGTCGATCATGTACGCTTGCGGCTCTCCGCTGATGGGCATGTTATTCGACCACCATCCTCGCAGCCGCCGAATGATTTTGTGGAGCGGCCTGATGCTTTTTTGCCTCGCCAATCTGTGGACAGGACTTGCCACGAGCTACGCCTCGCTGCTGGCGAGCCGCGCGCTGTCCGGCTTGGCGCTGGCGGCAATCGCCCCGTGCGTCTACGCCTTCATAAGCGACCTGGCCCCGGCTTCCCGCCGCGCTGCCTGGCTGTCGATTGTCGTGTCCGGAAATTTGACTGGCTTGTGGGCAGGCACACCGCTTGGTACCTTGATCGCCGAACAGCACGGATGGCGTTTTACTTTTTGGCTGATTGCGGGCGCGAGCTTTCTGCTTTCCTGGGTGAATCTCGCCATTTGGCCGCAGTTTTCCGGCACTTCCCAGCAGCCCGGCCGGAAGCCAGGCGCTCCTGTGACGCTCATGTTTCGCTCGGTGCTGGTCACTGTTTACTGGTCAGCAGCGATGTACGGCGTGTACACCTATCTCGGCACGGCGCTGGCCCAGGACAACCGCTTTTCCCCGCTGCAGATCGCTTCCGCCTTGATCGCCTACGGCGTAGGGGCCATGCTCGGAAGCCTGAACGGAGGACGGCTCGCAGACAAATGGGGGGCCAAGTCCATCTCCACCGCCAGTCTCTTTGGCATCGTTGTCATGCTGACGGCAATTGGCCTGCTTTACCAGGCTGAGGGCTGGCTGCTCCCGTTTTTATTTGGCTGGGCGTTCATCGGCTATGCGTTCGTCCCGTCCTACCAATCGCGGTTGTCCCAGGAATACCCGGCACGGCTCGGACGAATCATGGCCTGGAACATCACGGGCATGTACATCGGCATGACTGTCGGCTCCTACCTGGGCGGCCCCGTTTTCGAGGCGTGGGGCTTTTTCCCGCTCGCCTGCGTCTGCGCCGCGATTGCCCTGATTGCCGGGCTGTGCAGTCTGCGCCCTGCCCCGAAACAAAAAGAAGCGGTCGGGTCAGTGCCGTTCCGCTCTTGA
- a CDS encoding copper amine oxidase N-terminal domain-containing protein: protein MKTIRTGMMTLAALAVLGTNIVSATSKPVKELSVNVNGSAIEQAAIFDKGQQTVLVPLRPVAESLGYKVSWNNELKAAEVQKGAIASYAKAGEDRYPFAKMYKTLGAEPRLLNGSTYVPVAFVDEILQAEVNVTDSAVTVVDEEAEKAPVRTGTITTIDKTEAGKVSIALDGYLSGIILHISEETKITDAAGKELKPEDLKLGMEVEATHQKYMAMSMPPQTGALSIVVKNSLESAEVMGTTGKVVSIEPDQQGTYKMLVEGRGLTATSPEKVALIINDKTVIVNAKDNKAIKPQDLKADMNVFAFYGPKLTRSLPPIGVAEKIVVEIAE, encoded by the coding sequence ATGAAAACAATTCGTACAGGCATGATGACATTGGCGGCGCTGGCCGTGTTGGGAACGAATATCGTATCGGCTACCTCCAAACCAGTAAAAGAACTGTCGGTCAATGTAAATGGAAGCGCGATTGAGCAAGCAGCGATTTTTGATAAAGGGCAACAAACCGTTTTGGTTCCGCTGCGCCCTGTGGCTGAATCCCTCGGGTACAAAGTAAGCTGGAACAACGAACTGAAAGCAGCCGAAGTGCAAAAAGGCGCGATCGCAAGCTACGCAAAAGCCGGAGAGGATCGCTACCCGTTCGCGAAAATGTACAAGACGCTCGGAGCGGAGCCACGCCTCCTGAATGGCAGCACCTACGTTCCCGTTGCCTTCGTGGACGAAATTCTGCAAGCAGAAGTCAATGTGACAGACAGCGCGGTGACGGTGGTGGACGAAGAGGCAGAAAAAGCGCCAGTGCGTACTGGCACGATCACGACGATCGACAAAACAGAAGCTGGAAAAGTATCCATTGCGCTGGACGGATATTTGTCGGGAATCATCCTGCACATCAGCGAGGAAACCAAAATTACGGATGCTGCGGGCAAAGAGCTGAAGCCGGAAGACTTGAAGCTGGGCATGGAAGTAGAGGCGACACACCAAAAATACATGGCGATGAGCATGCCGCCGCAAACAGGTGCGCTCAGCATCGTCGTCAAAAACAGCCTGGAATCTGCGGAAGTAATGGGGACAACAGGTAAAGTAGTCAGCATCGAGCCTGACCAGCAAGGCACCTACAAAATGCTGGTAGAGGGCCGCGGCCTGACAGCGACCTCTCCGGAAAAAGTAGCGCTGATTATCAACGACAAAACGGTCATCGTCAATGCCAAAGACAACAAAGCAATCAAGCCGCAAGACCTGAAGGCTGACATGAATGTGTTCGCGTTCTACGGGCCAAAACTGACGCGCAGCCTGCCGCCAATCGGTGTAGCGGAGAAAATCGTCGTGGAAATCGCCGAATAA
- the yunB gene encoding sporulation protein YunB, producing MRFRKGGWKRRGRRIFATFLFIVVSLVILFIIVERRIEPTLLLIAQAKADQVAKLAITDAVTKRLTQQGVDFNEIVMMEKDEEGSIKAVNFNFREYSRIVGETTARIQNRLKELEQENVQTTIPLGLATKNVFLEHFGPEIPVSFVPIGAVKTRLETEMKQAGINMVLVTVYIYVEVDLRVVIPFATKQQTVTTQIPISEALIVGKVPSYLYNNPSGKPDVPMPKNAQMINQP from the coding sequence GTGCGTTTTCGAAAAGGAGGCTGGAAAAGGCGCGGCAGACGCATCTTCGCAACGTTTTTGTTTATTGTCGTATCCCTGGTGATCCTGTTCATCATCGTGGAAAGAAGGATCGAGCCGACCTTGCTGCTGATCGCCCAAGCCAAAGCCGATCAGGTGGCAAAGCTCGCCATTACGGATGCGGTCACGAAGCGTCTGACGCAGCAAGGCGTGGATTTCAACGAGATTGTGATGATGGAAAAAGACGAGGAAGGGAGCATCAAAGCGGTCAATTTCAACTTCCGCGAATACTCGCGGATCGTGGGGGAGACGACCGCCCGCATTCAAAATCGGCTGAAGGAGTTGGAGCAGGAGAACGTCCAGACGACGATCCCGCTCGGCCTGGCTACCAAAAACGTGTTTCTGGAACATTTCGGCCCGGAAATTCCCGTCTCGTTCGTGCCGATCGGCGCCGTGAAGACCCGCCTGGAGACGGAGATGAAGCAGGCTGGCATCAACATGGTGCTCGTCACCGTCTACATTTACGTCGAGGTCGATTTGCGCGTAGTCATTCCGTTTGCGACCAAGCAGCAGACCGTCACGACGCAGATCCCGATCAGCGAGGCATTGATCGTGGGCAAGGTGCCGAGCTACTTGTACAACAACCCGTCCGGAAAGCCGGACGTACCGATGCCGAAAAATGCGCAGATGATAAACCAGCCATAA
- a CDS encoding calcium-translocating P-type ATPase, SERCA-type produces MDTQPIRKWYTLAAADVTEALHSDAAQGLTQQEAERRLVKQGANQLAENKRKPLYSVFLDQFKDFMVLILFIATLISYFLGEYLDAITIIAIIIINGILGFIQEAKAERSLQALKELASPMARVIREGHISMIPASRLVPGDLVVLEAGDRVPADMRLLTANRLEVEESALTGESVPVGKNVKKLDTAQASTVPLGDQKNLAFMGTMVTGGTGSGIVVATGMETEIGKIAHLMNTAEEAETPLQVRLEQMGKILVVVALLLTIVVIVAGVWHGHELFTMFLAGVSLAVAAIPEGLPAIVTVALALGVQRMIRRNAIVRKLPSVETLGCASVICSDKTGTLTQNKMTVTHVWHSDSTYEVTGSGYAPEGAFHYQGKMVSPARDGALTQIIRIADRCNNARLICEEQGTRNLLGMGKTTRHWQIVGDPTEGALKVLAAKATGNAGERGNPKQQSVRVEELPFDSDRKMMSVVEKGADGVHSLLTKGAAEAVLARSTHILWGGELQPLTASLRHRVLEQTELMAGKALRVLGFAYKTLQGYRPGQPIGTMENNLVFVGLAGMIDPPREEVRSAINLCHQAGIKTIMITGDHKVTAEAIARQIGLMRGYGEVLEGRELDGMSDETLADHAERVTVYARVSPEHKLRIVRALQSKGHVVAMTGDGVNDAPAIKTSDIGIAMGITGTDVTKEAADLVLRDDNFATIVAAVEEGRNIYDNIRKFIRYLLASNVGEILVMFFAMLLGLPLPLVPIQILWVNLVTDGLPAMALGVDQAEADTMYQRPRNKAENIFGRGLGWKIISRGFLIGAMTLLAFWLTLRENPNDLVHAQTVAFVTLVMAQLIHVFDCRSQYSVFHRNVFENKYLVWAVISSLVLVLGVVYIDALQPIFKTTDLSIRDWALILVTSGVPTFVAGIGGVLASGRPRAGKQKRSSMRTVRPD; encoded by the coding sequence GTGGATACACAGCCAATTCGAAAATGGTACACGCTGGCAGCGGCCGACGTGACCGAAGCCCTTCATAGCGATGCGGCGCAGGGATTGACCCAGCAGGAGGCGGAGCGGAGACTGGTTAAGCAAGGTGCCAACCAGTTGGCTGAGAACAAACGCAAGCCTCTCTACTCGGTCTTTCTTGACCAGTTCAAGGATTTTATGGTGCTCATCCTGTTTATCGCCACGCTGATTTCCTACTTCCTGGGAGAGTATCTGGATGCGATTACGATTATTGCGATCATCATCATTAACGGCATACTCGGGTTCATTCAGGAGGCCAAAGCTGAACGATCCCTGCAAGCGCTAAAAGAGCTGGCATCCCCGATGGCCCGGGTTATTCGCGAGGGGCACATCTCCATGATTCCCGCTTCGCGCCTGGTGCCGGGCGATCTGGTGGTGCTCGAAGCGGGGGACCGGGTTCCGGCAGACATGCGGCTTTTGACCGCCAATCGGCTGGAGGTAGAAGAGTCGGCGCTGACGGGGGAGTCTGTCCCTGTCGGAAAAAACGTCAAAAAACTGGACACGGCCCAGGCCTCGACGGTTCCGCTGGGAGATCAGAAAAACCTCGCCTTCATGGGCACGATGGTGACGGGCGGAACAGGTAGCGGCATCGTCGTGGCGACCGGGATGGAGACGGAAATCGGGAAGATCGCCCACCTGATGAATACAGCGGAAGAAGCGGAGACGCCGCTGCAAGTGCGCCTGGAGCAAATGGGCAAAATTCTCGTGGTCGTCGCTTTGCTGTTGACGATTGTCGTGATCGTCGCCGGGGTTTGGCACGGACATGAGCTGTTCACGATGTTTTTGGCAGGAGTCAGCCTCGCGGTAGCGGCGATCCCGGAAGGCTTGCCAGCGATTGTGACCGTCGCGCTGGCGTTAGGCGTACAGCGGATGATCCGGCGTAATGCGATCGTGCGCAAGCTGCCGTCGGTAGAGACGCTCGGCTGCGCATCGGTCATCTGCTCCGACAAGACAGGCACGCTCACCCAGAACAAAATGACGGTGACCCATGTCTGGCACAGCGATTCCACCTATGAAGTCACCGGAAGCGGCTACGCGCCGGAGGGAGCTTTTCACTACCAAGGAAAAATGGTGTCCCCTGCCCGCGACGGAGCGCTGACGCAAATCATTCGCATCGCGGACCGCTGCAACAATGCGCGCCTGATCTGCGAGGAACAAGGCACGCGCAACTTGCTTGGCATGGGCAAAACCACGCGGCATTGGCAGATCGTCGGCGATCCGACAGAGGGAGCGCTGAAGGTGTTGGCCGCAAAAGCAACGGGCAATGCCGGAGAGCGGGGCAACCCGAAACAGCAGTCGGTGCGCGTCGAAGAGCTGCCTTTTGATTCAGACCGCAAAATGATGTCCGTCGTCGAGAAAGGCGCAGACGGCGTTCACTCCCTGTTGACCAAGGGCGCGGCAGAGGCGGTGCTGGCGCGATCCACGCACATTCTCTGGGGCGGCGAACTGCAGCCGTTGACCGCTTCATTGCGCCATCGGGTACTGGAGCAGACAGAGCTGATGGCGGGCAAAGCGCTGCGGGTTCTCGGCTTCGCCTACAAAACGCTGCAAGGCTATCGCCCTGGGCAGCCGATCGGCACGATGGAAAACAATCTCGTCTTCGTCGGGCTGGCCGGGATGATTGACCCGCCGCGCGAGGAAGTTCGTTCCGCGATCAACCTGTGCCATCAGGCGGGCATCAAGACCATCATGATTACAGGCGACCACAAGGTGACGGCCGAAGCGATCGCCCGCCAGATCGGGCTGATGCGCGGCTACGGCGAAGTGCTGGAGGGCCGGGAGCTGGACGGGATGTCGGATGAGACTCTCGCCGACCACGCCGAGCGGGTAACCGTGTACGCCCGCGTATCCCCCGAGCATAAGCTGCGGATTGTACGCGCCCTGCAAAGCAAAGGGCACGTAGTCGCCATGACAGGCGACGGCGTCAATGACGCTCCGGCGATCAAAACGTCGGACATCGGCATCGCCATGGGGATCACCGGGACAGACGTGACGAAGGAAGCGGCCGATCTGGTTTTGCGCGACGACAACTTCGCCACGATTGTCGCCGCCGTCGAGGAAGGGCGCAACATATACGACAATATCCGCAAATTTATCCGCTATTTGCTCGCGTCCAACGTAGGCGAGATTCTCGTCATGTTTTTTGCGATGCTGCTCGGCTTGCCGTTGCCGCTCGTTCCGATTCAGATTTTGTGGGTCAACCTGGTGACAGACGGCCTGCCCGCCATGGCTCTCGGGGTCGATCAGGCTGAGGCCGACACGATGTATCAGCGGCCGCGCAACAAGGCGGAAAACATTTTCGGCAGGGGCTTGGGCTGGAAGATCATCAGCCGCGGCTTTTTGATCGGAGCCATGACGCTGCTCGCTTTCTGGCTGACGCTGCGCGAGAATCCGAACGATCTGGTCCACGCCCAGACCGTCGCCTTCGTGACGTTGGTCATGGCCCAGTTGATTCACGTGTTTGATTGCCGCAGCCAGTATAGCGTGTTTCACCGCAACGTGTTTGAAAACAAATACCTCGTCTGGGCCGTTATTTCGTCCCTGGTGCTGGTGCTCGGAGTCGTGTACATCGACGCTCTCCAGCCGATTTTCAAAACGACCGATCTGTCCATTCGCGACTGGGCGCTGATTCTCGTCACATCCGGTGTCCCGACGTTCGTGGCAGGGATCGGCGGCGTGCTCGCCAGCGGCCGACCACGAGCAGGCAAGCAAAAGCGTTCTTCCATGCGCACAGTACGTCCTGATTGA
- a CDS encoding HPr family phosphocarrier protein, with the protein MLTKTFTIQNPSGIHARPARLFVEKATSFPCEVNVVKGSKKINGKSIMGLMTLGAAKGDQITLEISGEQVEEAMEELGKLLESVHE; encoded by the coding sequence ATGTTGACCAAAACATTCACCATTCAAAATCCAAGCGGCATCCACGCCCGTCCGGCCAGATTGTTTGTGGAGAAAGCGACCTCCTTTCCGTGCGAAGTGAACGTCGTCAAAGGCAGCAAGAAAATCAACGGCAAGAGCATCATGGGCTTGATGACGCTGGGAGCAGCCAAGGGAGATCAAATCACGCTGGAAATCTCCGGAGAACAAGTAGAGGAAGCGATGGAGGAACTGGGCAAGCTGCTTGAGTCGGTTCACGAGTAA